Proteins from one Triticum aestivum cultivar Chinese Spring chromosome 7A, IWGSC CS RefSeq v2.1, whole genome shotgun sequence genomic window:
- the LOC123153692 gene encoding uncharacterized protein has translation METASKSVTNVVRSMKLPKVDGYCATKTMGNEDCIKSTYSIGGYEWETCIYPAMMPRARDGTPWVAVKLVFLSETCPSIKHLAELLHSGLEADVTFLVSGKSFAAHKVILAARSPVLMAEFFGHMKETSSQCIEIKDIDAVLLTSMDWTGSRRSVKLMAKHAIDYSVFGGPQNFGKWMDVYSAPSCPAEARAPVEHLIDASLSKDDDDVMENVQEDTDDVDHAEVYAGGNKGKDATDVPQPEKGEEDYYAQGQSYQ, from the exons ATGGAAACCGCCAGCAAAAGCGTCACCAATGTCGTGCGCTCCATGAAGCTGCCCAAGGTGGACGGCTACTGTGCCACCAAGACCATGGGCAACGAGGACTGCATCAAGTCCACCTACAGCATTGGTGGGTATGAGTGGGAGACCTGCATCTACCCCGCCATGATGCCGCGCGCACGCGACGGCACCCCGTGGGTGGCGGTGAAGCTCGTGTTCCTCAGCGAGACCTGCCCGTCCATC AAGCACCTTGCTGAGCTCCTGCACAGTGGGTTGGAAGCAGATGTCACATTTCTCGTGTCCGGCAAGTCCTTCGCTGCACACAAGGTCATCCTGGCTGCAAGGTCCCCTGTACTGATGGCCGAGTTCTTTGGCCACATGAAGGAGACGAGCTCTCAGTGCATCGAGATCAAGGACATTGATGCGGTG CTGCTGACAAGTATGGACTGGACAGGCTCAAGGAGATCTGTGAAG ctgatggccaagcatgctatagactacagcgtgtttggggggcctcaaaactttggaaagtggatggacgtgtactcagctccgtcttgccctGCCGAG gcgagggcacctgttgagcatctaataG ATGCTAGTCTCAGCAAGGATGACGACGATGTCATGGAGAATGTGCAAGAGGACACCGATGATGTTGATCATGCTGAAGTTTACGCAGGTGGTAACAAGGGCAAGGATGCAACAGATGTCCCCCAACCGGAGAAA ggtgaagaagactactacgcGCAGGGCCAATCATATCAGTAA